One window of the Burkholderia ubonensis subsp. mesacidophila genome contains the following:
- a CDS encoding YciI family protein, which produces MRVMVIVKATKESEAGEMPDTELLAAMGRYNEELVKAGVMLAGEGLHPSSRGKRVRFSGTGRSVIDGPFAETKEVIAGFWMWQVKSMDEAVEWVKRCPNPMKSDSEIEIRPVFEAEDFGAELTPELQEQEARLRAEIEAAQKKH; this is translated from the coding sequence ATGCGTGTCATGGTGATCGTGAAGGCGACGAAAGAATCCGAGGCCGGCGAGATGCCGGACACCGAACTGCTGGCCGCGATGGGCCGGTACAACGAGGAACTGGTGAAGGCGGGCGTGATGCTTGCGGGCGAAGGGTTGCACCCGAGCTCGCGCGGCAAGCGCGTGCGCTTTTCCGGAACGGGCCGCAGCGTGATCGACGGGCCGTTCGCCGAGACCAAGGAGGTCATCGCCGGTTTCTGGATGTGGCAGGTGAAGTCGATGGACGAAGCCGTCGAATGGGTGAAGCGCTGTCCGAATCCGATGAAGAGCGACTCGGAGATCGAGATCCGGCCGGTGTTCGAAGCCGAGGACTTCGGCGCGGAACTCACGCCGGAACTGCAGGAGCAGGAGGCGCGGCTGCGGGCCGAGATCGAGGCCGCGCAGAAGAAGCACTGA